GCGAACGCGGCCAGCCCGGCGATCACGCAGGTGCCGAGCACCGAGCCCGCGCAGATGATCAGGCTGTTGCGCATCGTCGTGGCGAAGTCGCCCTGGGTCCAGGCGTGGATGAAGTTGTCGAGGGTGAACGAGGTCGGCGGCGCCAGCGGGTTGCTGCCGATCTCGGCGTTGTTCTTGAACGCGTTGAACAGCACGGCGACCAGGGGGCCGATCGCGAACAGCGCCAGCACGATCAACACGATGTAGTGGCCTGCGAAGCGCCGGGTCATGCGTCCTCCCATCCCTTGCGCCGCATCCACTGGTAAACGGCCAGGATCACCGCGGTCACCAGGGTCATCGACAGCCCGAGCGCGGCCGCGTAGCCGGCCGAATACTCGTTGAACGCCTGCTTGTACATCAGCGTGGAGACCACTTCGCTGGACCCGGCGGGGCCGCCCTGGGTCATGATGAAGATGTAGTCGAACGCCTTCAGCGACCAGATCACCGTCATCAGCACGATGAACACCATCGTTGGCCGGATGCCCGGCAGCGTGACGTTGCGATACTGCTGCCAGCGGCTCGCACCGTCCACTTTGGCCGCATCGTAGAGCGACGGGTCGACGCCCTGCATCGCCGACAGGAAGATGACGGCGAGGAAGCCCCACCAGTGCCAGTCGACGACGAAGTTGACGCTGTAGAGCGAGGTCTTCGGGTCACCCAGCCAGGACTGGTCGGTGCCCAGCAGGTGGCCGATGCCGCTGGTCGGCGACAGCAGCATCTTCCAGACCGCCGCGTTGACCACGCTGGCCACCACGTAGGGGATGAAGTAGAGCGCCCGGAACAGCATCTGGAACCGCTTGACCTGGCTGAGCAGGTAGGCGCCGAGCAGGCCCAGCGCCATCGGCACGGTCAGGAACAGCGCGAACCAGATGAGGTTGTGCAGCAGGGCCTCGTGCACCTTGGCGTCGCCGAACGCCTTGACGTAGTTGTCGAGGCCGATGAAGGTCGCCGGCCCGAGACCGGACCAGTCGGTGAACGAGTAGTAGATGGTGGCCACCGACGGCCCGGCCACGACGAGCAGGTTGAGCAGCAGCAGCGGCGCGAGGAACGCCCAGCCGACCACCGCCGCGCGCCGCCGTGCGCGGCGGGCATGCGGGCCATGCTTGCCAGGTGGCGGAGCCACGGCGGGCGCGGCGGTGGCGGTCACTTGCCGGGTCCCTTGGCGGGAAGCTGTGGCAGGTTGCCGTCGGCCTTCTCCTGCGTGAACATCTGGTCGAGCTGGGCGCAGTAGGCGGCCGGCGTCAGCTTGCCGGTCAGCACCTGCTCAAGGCCCTCGTAGACGAACACGTCGGTCTTCGGCGGCCACCAGGTCCACGTCACGAAGCCGTAGTCACCGGCCGCGACCGCCTTGTTGACCGCGGCGAGCGCCCGGCCCGACCGCGGGTCGATGGTGCTCGGCACGTCGCTGTCGGTGAAGTCGATCGGGATGTTGTAGGTCGACGGGACGTCGGCCATCCGCTTGAGGGCCGCGGTCTTGTCGCCGTAATACCAGTTGAGGTATTCGGCGGCGGCGTCCTTGTTCTTGCTGGCCTCGTTGATGGCGAACGAGCCGCCGATGCCGAGCGGCAGCGTGCCGGCCTTGACCTCGGCGCGCAGCGGGGGAGTGGCCATCCAGTCCCAGTCGTTGTCGTTCTTCGCCTTGGCGCCGAAATACTGGCCGACCTGGCTCATGAACCAGTTGCCCTGCGGGATCATGGCAACCTTGCCCTTGCCGAAGTTGGCGCCGAT
This genomic interval from Asanoa ferruginea contains the following:
- a CDS encoding carbohydrate ABC transporter permease — protein: MTATAAPAVAPPPGKHGPHARRARRRAAVVGWAFLAPLLLLNLLVVAGPSVATIYYSFTDWSGLGPATFIGLDNYVKAFGDAKVHEALLHNLIWFALFLTVPMALGLLGAYLLSQVKRFQMLFRALYFIPYVVASVVNAAVWKMLLSPTSGIGHLLGTDQSWLGDPKTSLYSVNFVVDWHWWGFLAVIFLSAMQGVDPSLYDAAKVDGASRWQQYRNVTLPGIRPTMVFIVLMTVIWSLKAFDYIFIMTQGGPAGSSEVVSTLMYKQAFNEYSAGYAAALGLSMTLVTAVILAVYQWMRRKGWEDA
- a CDS encoding extracellular solute-binding protein, whose translation is MFVDAVNLIKGYFDKGWIGGSVEKYFAVPSQEIGANFGKGKVAMIPQGNWFMSQVGQYFGAKAKNDNDWDWMATPPLRAEVKAGTLPLGIGGSFAINEASKNKDAAAEYLNWYYGDKTAALKRMADVPSTYNIPIDFTDSDVPSTIDPRSGRALAAVNKAVAAGDYGFVTWTWWPPKTDVFVYEGLEQVLTGKLTPAAYCAQLDQMFTQEKADGNLPQLPAKGPGK